Proteins co-encoded in one Paracoccus aestuarii genomic window:
- a CDS encoding alpha-hydroxy acid oxidase: MPVITCIDDLKRLHRARTPRMFYDYAESGSYTEQTFRDNTADFARLKLRQKVAVDMSDRRLSRRMAGLDVTMPVALAPVGLTGMQHADGEIHAARAAEAFGVPFCLSTMSICSIEDVAEHTTKPFMFQLYVMKDQDFLAAIIDRAKAAGCNALVLTLDLQILGQRHKDLKNGLSAPPRMTLPTMLDLATRWRWGMGMLGTKRRHFGNIVGHAKGVGDTRSLMSWTAEQFDERLDWDKIARIRDMWGGKLILKGILDPEDARIAADFGADAIVVSNHGGRQLDGALSSIRMLPHIVQAVGTSVEVHMDGGIRSGQDVLKALALGAHGTWIGRAWLHGLGAMGEAGVTRALEIIRKELDVSMALCGERDLNAVGPQNLLIPRGFLDEYPVA, encoded by the coding sequence ATGCCCGTCATCACCTGCATCGACGACCTGAAGCGCCTGCACCGGGCGCGGACCCCGCGGATGTTCTATGACTACGCGGAATCGGGCAGCTATACCGAACAGACCTTTCGCGACAACACGGCCGATTTCGCGCGGCTGAAGCTGCGCCAGAAGGTGGCCGTGGACATGTCCGACCGGCGCCTGTCGCGGCGGATGGCGGGGCTGGACGTGACCATGCCCGTGGCCTTGGCCCCCGTCGGGCTGACCGGCATGCAGCATGCCGATGGCGAGATCCACGCCGCCCGCGCGGCCGAGGCCTTCGGCGTGCCCTTCTGCCTGTCCACCATGTCCATCTGTTCGATCGAGGACGTGGCCGAGCACACGACCAAGCCCTTCATGTTCCAGCTTTATGTGATGAAGGACCAGGATTTCCTGGCCGCGATCATCGACCGGGCCAAGGCTGCGGGCTGCAACGCGCTGGTCCTGACGCTGGACCTGCAGATCCTGGGCCAGCGGCACAAGGACCTGAAGAACGGGCTGTCGGCCCCGCCGCGCATGACCCTGCCGACGATGCTGGATCTGGCCACGCGCTGGCGGTGGGGCATGGGGATGCTGGGGACTAAGAGGCGGCATTTCGGTAATATCGTAGGCCATGCCAAGGGCGTGGGCGACACGCGCAGCCTGATGAGCTGGACGGCCGAGCAGTTCGACGAGCGCCTGGACTGGGACAAGATCGCCCGCATCCGCGACATGTGGGGCGGCAAGCTGATCCTGAAGGGCATCCTGGACCCGGAGGATGCCCGCATCGCCGCCGATTTCGGCGCGGACGCGATCGTGGTCAGCAACCATGGCGGCCGCCAGCTGGACGGGGCGCTGTCCTCGATCCGCATGCTGCCCCATATCGTCCAGGCGGTGGGCACCTCGGTCGAGGTGCATATGGATGGCGGCATCCGCTCGGGCCAGGACGTGCTGAAGGCACTGGCCCTGGGTGCGCATGGCACCTGGATCGGGCGCGCCTGGCTGCATGGGCTGGGGGCCATGGGCGAGGCCGGCGTGACCCGCGCGCTGGAGATCATTCGGAAGGAGCTGGATGTCAGCATGGCGCTCTGCGGGGAACGCGACCTGAATGCGGTCGGGCCTCAGAACCTGTTGATCCCGCGCGGGTTTCTGGACGAATACCCGGTCGCCTGA
- a CDS encoding TetR/AcrR family transcriptional regulator, which produces MARTQGSRAHITGPLIRDTARRLFARHGYAAVSMRQIAAAVGVQAGALYAYTPDKQALLRDLLDSHMQDLLDAWRDDPGAAPLARLERFVRFHIAFSLDHPDAVFLSYMELRNLEPANFARITALRGRYEAALEAILRDGVAAGAMRIEDPKLTTLALIAMLTGVTNWYREGGRLDRDRIVQIYWGLARGAVGA; this is translated from the coding sequence ATGGCCCGCACGCAAGGTTCCCGCGCCCATATCACCGGCCCCCTGATCCGCGACACGGCGCGCCGCCTGTTCGCGCGGCACGGCTATGCGGCGGTCTCGATGCGCCAGATCGCGGCGGCGGTGGGGGTGCAGGCGGGCGCGCTCTATGCCTATACGCCCGACAAGCAGGCGCTGCTGCGTGACCTGCTGGACAGCCACATGCAGGACCTGCTGGATGCCTGGCGCGACGATCCCGGGGCCGCGCCCCTGGCCCGGCTGGAACGCTTCGTGCGGTTCCACATCGCCTTCAGCCTGGACCACCCGGATGCGGTCTTTCTGTCCTATATGGAACTGCGCAACCTGGAGCCCGCGAATTTCGCCCGCATCACCGCCCTGCGCGGCCGCTACGAGGCGGCTCTGGAGGCGATCCTGCGCGACGGTGTGGCGGCGGGGGCCATGCGGATCGAGGATCCCAAGCTGACCACGCTGGCGCTGATCGCGATGCTGACCGGGGTGACGAACTGGTATCGCGAGGGCGGGCGGCTGGATCGCGACCGCATCGTCCAGATCTATTGGGGCCTGGCGCGCGGGGCGGTCGGCGCGTGA